The nucleotide window GATTCTCGCCTGCCCGTTGACCTACGCGATGGCTTCAGAAACTTTCGAATTCAGGGAAATCGGATCGAAGAAAGCAAAGGGTTTCAACGACTCTCACAAGCTGTACTCCTTGGTACAAGAGCGCAATTGAAAAGTACCACCCCGCGGGATGCCACCAGTATTGTTTTCGTGGCAGGTGCCTCCGGGTACATTGGAGGCCGGCTGGTCCCCTTTCTGCTCGAATCGGGCTATCGAGTCAGATGTCTGGCGCGGAGCCCGAA belongs to Acidobacteriota bacterium and includes:
- a CDS encoding NAD-dependent epimerase/dehydratase family protein, coding for MKSTTPRDATSIVFVAGASGYIGGRLVPFLLESGYRVRCLARSP